A region of the Mesotoga infera genome:
GTAAGCCACCTAAGAGAACTCGCGGTTTCTGTAATAAGAGAGATGGAACAATGATTACCGACATTGAACTTGAAGAGATACTCCTCGAGATTTTCTATTTCCACGATCCATATGATCCAAGGTCCAAGGTCGGGCAGATATGAGAGGTATGAGGCTAGAGGTTAGGAAGGCAGGACCTAATTGCTCTTCTTACCTCTTCCCTCTAACCTCAGGTCTTTCCCAAGAACTTGGGCGCAACGCGCCGGAGGAACCCGGAGGAACCGTTCTTTCCGCCAAAAACGGACTCTCCATCTATCTTTTATTTCATGCTTATAAGTATTAAGTTTTAGCCATCAATGTGCTATCATTAAAACACGGAAGGTGTGCTTATGAAATACTACGGGCAACTGGCGAGACTGGGAGTTTTCACAAAGACTGATGTGGAAAAGCTTGTCGGAAAAAGCGAAACTGCCAATTCTCTGCTACAAAACTACAAGAAACGTGGCCTCATAGATCAGGTCAAGAGAAACCTGTATGTGACAAGAAGCCTTGAGACCGGGCAGGCTATAGCAGGCCGATATAGAATCGCCTCGAAGATCAAGCCGGAGTCCTATATTACCCATCACTCCGCTTTCGAGTACTACGGTTATGCCAGCCAGGTATTCTATGAGGTATATGTGAGTGCACAGACCAAGTTCTCTGAGTTCTCCTATGACAATATAAGCTTTCGCTTCATATCCCCGCGAATCAACGAAGGAATTGTAGTGAGTCCAGATGGGGTGAGAGCAACAGATGTGGAGAGAACTACACTTGATAGTATCAACGACTTTGAGAGAATTGGAGGTCTTGAAGAGTTGCTTCGCTGTCTGGACTCAGTTCCCTCACTCAAAG
Encoded here:
- a CDS encoding transcriptional regulator encodes the protein MKYYGQLARLGVFTKTDVEKLVGKSETANSLLQNYKKRGLIDQVKRNLYVTRSLETGQAIAGRYRIASKIKPESYITHHSAFEYYGYASQVFYEVYVSAQTKFSEFSYDNISFRFISPRINEGIVVSPDGVRATDVERTTLDSINDFERIGGLEELLRCLDSVPSLKENKLIAYLDKYNKRFLYQKTAYILGHFQSRFRLSERFFQLCELAKGNSVRYLYNEIRYESPAYDSRWKLFVPQDLMAIISKGVADIGEIR